A genomic region of Dictyoglomus sp. NZ13-RE01 contains the following coding sequences:
- a CDS encoding deoxyribonuclease HsdR yields the protein MTLISESKDVQDVIIDYLQGIGWKYIPPYDLMVLRNFESSEPLITDILKNKLIELNPGVITEKNFDNIITRLKLTRATLEGNKEILEYLRGNKTVYVESEKRERNVKFIDFENIENNDFSFTKEFTFKDKENRRLDIVLFINGIPIIDLELKKPTVYEAEEEAFEQISVYNHVLPELFKYLQIYAISDGINLYYGPTWKYESKTFYKWKVENGLNLEKAIKTFFDKEEIIKVIQSFIVFMTIDEELQKYILKQHQRRTIRKVIKRVLEEKDKKKGLIWHTQGSYKTLTMIVLANELRKLSELENPTILVVVDRLELEAQIYQNFQAFGFQNLIRAESKEHLQDLLKSDYRGLIITTIHKFEGMPKNINSRENIIVLIDEAHRSQEGDLGNYMRGSLPNAFYFGFTGTPVDNTKVGKGTFIAFGYPPDEPYLDKYTIDESIQDGTTVPLYYTLTQSELHVDKETLEKEFFKIVEEEGITSLEGINKIIERAEKLKSILKSYDRIDKIAKHIAEHYQKYVEPLGLKAFIVAVDREACALYKEAIDKYLDPEYTKVVYTSYYKDSDLLKKYYLSDEEEKRLRKEFKSPDKLPKILIVTEKLLTGYDAPILYIMYLDKPLKDHTLLQAIARVNRPYENKKSGLIIDYIGIFDNLQRALSFYSKDIDAGLIDFEKLKEKFKLLMDEVDKILNDLNLEEKEEKDRISKILDYFFEEEKRQNYFNLFKQIEEIYDILSPDPFLYEYIRKYKLLVQIYMILYQYYNPEAEKRKVRRSVLKKTEKLIQKNVELEKLIDSLPLYEINKDIATTIKNDNIPDRVKIANLYRSLIKHIEENKKRFPYLISLSEKIEEIIKELKERQKSVELALEELSKIAEEIANAESELKHYNLSKEEFSYFWILRKYKKDKPQEQAKKIASLINSYSYWMYNKDDEKNLRIKLYKLLGASTENVELVNLILGMDKLIKEQKE from the coding sequence ATGACTCTTATATCCGAAAGTAAAGACGTCCAAGATGTAATAATAGACTATCTACAAGGGATAGGATGGAAATATATCCCGCCTTATGACCTGATGGTATTAAGAAACTTTGAAAGTAGCGAGCCATTAATTACTGATATTCTAAAAAATAAGCTCATAGAACTAAATCCAGGAGTAATAACAGAAAAAAACTTCGATAATATTATTACACGATTAAAACTCACACGTGCCACATTGGAAGGGAATAAAGAAATCCTTGAATACTTAAGAGGAAATAAAACGGTTTATGTAGAAAGTGAGAAAAGGGAAAGAAATGTTAAATTTATTGATTTTGAGAACATAGAAAATAATGACTTTTCATTCACTAAAGAATTTACCTTTAAGGACAAAGAAAACAGAAGACTTGACATTGTCCTATTCATTAATGGAATACCCATCATAGACCTTGAGCTAAAAAAACCTACTGTTTATGAAGCAGAGGAAGAAGCCTTTGAGCAAATTAGTGTCTACAACCATGTACTTCCCGAACTTTTTAAATATTTACAAATTTATGCCATATCTGATGGCATAAACCTATATTATGGACCCACATGGAAGTACGAAAGCAAAACATTTTATAAATGGAAAGTAGAAAATGGACTAAACCTCGAGAAAGCAATCAAAACCTTTTTTGATAAAGAAGAGATAATAAAAGTTATACAATCCTTTATTGTATTCATGACAATAGACGAAGAATTACAAAAATACATCCTTAAACAGCATCAAAGAAGAACCATAAGAAAGGTAATTAAGAGAGTTTTGGAGGAGAAAGATAAGAAGAAAGGACTAATATGGCATACACAAGGCTCCTATAAAACCCTCACAATGATAGTCTTAGCAAACGAACTAAGAAAATTATCAGAACTTGAAAACCCCACCATTCTCGTTGTGGTTGATAGACTTGAACTTGAAGCCCAAATTTACCAAAATTTTCAAGCCTTTGGCTTTCAAAACCTAATTAGAGCGGAAAGTAAAGAACACCTTCAAGACCTTCTTAAATCTGACTATAGGGGACTTATTATTACTACAATACACAAATTTGAAGGAATGCCCAAAAATATCAATAGTAGGGAAAACATAATCGTATTAATTGATGAGGCTCACAGAAGCCAAGAAGGAGACTTAGGAAATTACATGAGAGGAAGCCTGCCCAATGCCTTCTACTTTGGATTTACAGGAACCCCTGTAGACAATACAAAGGTAGGTAAGGGAACATTTATAGCCTTTGGATATCCACCCGACGAGCCTTATCTTGATAAATATACCATTGATGAATCCATACAAGACGGCACAACAGTACCCTTATACTACACCCTAACACAATCAGAGCTACACGTTGATAAAGAAACCCTTGAAAAAGAATTCTTTAAAATCGTTGAAGAAGAAGGAATTACAAGCCTTGAAGGTATAAATAAGATAATTGAAAGGGCAGAAAAATTAAAATCAATATTAAAATCATACGACAGAATAGACAAAATTGCCAAACACATTGCAGAACATTACCAAAAATATGTTGAGCCGTTAGGTCTTAAAGCCTTCATTGTTGCAGTTGATAGAGAAGCCTGCGCCCTCTATAAAGAAGCAATAGACAAATATTTAGACCCTGAATATACAAAAGTTGTTTATACAAGTTACTATAAAGACTCAGACCTTCTAAAAAAATACTACCTTAGCGATGAAGAAGAAAAAAGACTAAGAAAAGAATTTAAATCCCCCGATAAGCTTCCAAAAATCTTAATAGTAACTGAAAAACTTCTTACTGGATATGATGCCCCAATCCTCTATATAATGTATCTGGATAAACCACTAAAAGACCATACACTTCTTCAGGCAATTGCAAGAGTAAATAGACCCTACGAAAACAAAAAAAGTGGCTTAATAATAGACTACATAGGCATATTTGACAACTTACAGAGAGCCCTCTCCTTCTATAGCAAGGATATAGACGCAGGACTTATAGACTTTGAGAAATTAAAAGAAAAATTTAAGCTTCTAATGGATGAGGTGGACAAAATCCTAAACGACTTAAATTTGGAAGAAAAAGAAGAAAAAGACAGAATCTCCAAAATTTTAGACTACTTTTTTGAAGAAGAAAAAAGACAAAACTATTTTAACCTCTTCAAACAGATAGAAGAAATTTACGACATCCTATCACCCGACCCCTTCCTATATGAGTATATAAGAAAATACAAGCTATTAGTTCAAATATACATGATACTATATCAATACTACAACCCAGAGGCAGAAAAAAGGAAAGTAAGAAGAAGCGTATTAAAGAAAACAGAAAAACTAATACAAAAAAATGTTGAATTAGAAAAATTAATTGACTCACTGCCATTATACGAAATAAATAAAGATATTGCCACAACCATTAAAAACGACAATATTCCAGATAGGGTTAAGATAGCCAACTTATACAGAAGTTTAATAAAACACATAGAGGAAAACAAAAAAAGATTCCCCTATCTTATCTCCCTCTCTGAAAAGATTGAAGAAATAATTAAAGAGCTAAAGGAAAGACAAAAAAGCGTTGAATTAGCTCTTGAAGAACTATCAAAAATAGCTGAAGAAATAGCAAACGCAGAATCCGAATTAAAACACTATAACCTAAGCAAAGAAGAATTTAGCTACTTCTGGATACTTAGAAAGTATAAAAAAGATAAACCACAGGAACAGGCAAAGAAAATAGCAAGCCTAATAAACTCATATAGCTATTGGATGTATAACAAAGATGATGAGAAAAATTTAAGAATTAAACTATATAAATTACTTGGGGCATCAACCGAAAATGTAGAGCTTGTCAACCTTATCTTAGGAATGGACAAATTAATTAAGGAGCAAAAAGAATGA
- a CDS encoding metal-dependent hydrolase: MKQKEIDKEITKEKILELCNKWQNILKVKVNRIQIRKMKNKWGSCSSKGNLTLNKELTKLSLDCVEYVIVHELLHLIVPNHGRIFKTLLYTYLPDWEKIHNKLKNY, from the coding sequence ATGAAACAAAAAGAAATTGATAAAGAAATTACAAAGGAGAAAATATTAGAACTTTGCAACAAATGGCAGAATATACTAAAGGTCAAAGTAAATAGAATACAAATAAGAAAAATGAAAAATAAATGGGGCTCCTGCTCCTCTAAGGGCAACCTTACACTCAATAAAGAATTAACAAAACTATCCCTTGATTGCGTTGAATATGTAATAGTCCATGAGCTCCTGCACCTCATTGTCCCTAACCACGGAAGAATCTTTAAAACCTTACTTTACACATACCTACCTGACTGGGAAAAAATACATAACAAACTAAAAAATTATTAA
- a CDS encoding YvrJ family protein yields MIQLISNVGFPVVVALYLLIRVDKTIEKSTEALSELTKTIIELQELIKEIANREKS; encoded by the coding sequence ATGATCCAGCTTATAAGTAATGTTGGCTTTCCTGTTGTGGTTGCCCTATATCTATTAATAAGAGTAGATAAAACTATTGAGAAATCAACAGAGGCACTCTCAGAGCTTACTAAAACAATAATTGAACTCCAAGAACTCATTAAGGAGATTGCAAACAGAGAAAAAAGTTAA
- a CDS encoding transcriptional regulator has translation MKVDLRKIKRIREEKGISAKDMAEELGYKHYQSYWRIENGKRGIKIEHLIKLSKILGVPLEDLIKEEEK, from the coding sequence ATGAAGGTTGATTTAAGAAAAATAAAAAGGATAAGAGAGGAGAAGGGAATAAGCGCAAAAGATATGGCGGAGGAATTGGGCTATAAGCATTATCAATCATACTGGAGGATTGAGAATGGAAAGAGGGGAATAAAAATTGAACATCTTATTAAGCTTTCAAAGATTTTAGGCGTTCCCTTAGAAGATTTGATAAAGGAGGAAGAAAAATGA
- a CDS encoding transcriptional regulator produces the protein MIEMSIGERLRSARKQKGLTIAELAKLLGVAPITVSRYETNKREPDIETLKKLSDILDVSVDYLLGKEDVKIATSLSYGDLSDLPEEARRSIEEFIEFVRKKYGKK, from the coding sequence ATGATAGAGATGAGTATTGGAGAAAGGCTTAGAAGTGCGAGGAAGCAAAAAGGATTGACCATAGCAGAACTTGCAAAATTATTGGGAGTTGCTCCAATTACAGTAAGTAGATATGAGACAAACAAAAGAGAGCCCGACATTGAAACCCTAAAAAAGCTCAGCGACATATTAGATGTTTCTGTGGACTATCTACTTGGGAAAGAGGATGTAAAAATTGCAACATCCCTCTCCTATGGAGACCTTTCAGACCTTCCAGAAGAAGCAAGAAGGTCAATTGAAGAATTCATTGAGTTTGTCAGAAAGAAATATGGGAAAAAATAA
- a CDS encoding polyunsaturated fatty acid synthase PfaC, with protein sequence MKEIGKVIDKKGNKLTVELNPSPICSSCGLCRRGENEKFFLEVIDNCSADIGDIVQIELTRSSYFKATILIYLVPLLFFLLGVLVGYIFGDYKKYDPQLFGFIFGFVFLTLGFLLVRYIDKRLQKKSKSYIPIAKNIVQR encoded by the coding sequence ATGAAAGAAATTGGAAAAGTCATAGATAAAAAAGGAAATAAACTTACAGTTGAATTAAACCCCTCTCCTATTTGTTCCTCTTGTGGATTATGTAGGAGAGGAGAAAATGAAAAATTTTTCTTGGAAGTCATTGATAATTGTTCTGCAGATATTGGTGATATTGTTCAAATAGAGTTAACAAGGTCCTCTTATTTTAAAGCTACTATTTTAATATATCTTGTTCCTCTACTATTCTTTTTATTAGGAGTTTTAGTGGGATATATATTTGGAGATTACAAGAAATATGATCCACAACTCTTTGGATTTATATTTGGTTTTGTATTCTTGACTTTAGGATTTTTATTGGTTAGGTATATAGATAAAAGACTACAAAAAAAATCTAAAAGCTATATTCCTATAGCCAAAAACATTGTTCAAAGATAA
- a CDS encoding 2-oxoglutarate:ferredoxin oxidoreductase: MFKDKFIPPNGWKLVKILPNYIIGELVEEFLKSEGFHPRLVSSSIPYTDPIYMGRGVPVYLIVPEEEYIQVIKVLEESEMETY, from the coding sequence TTGTTCAAAGATAAATTTATACCTCCAAATGGTTGGAAATTAGTAAAAATACTCCCTAACTACATTATAGGGGAATTAGTAGAGGAATTTCTAAAATCAGAAGGTTTCCATCCAAGATTAGTTTCCTCCTCTATCCCATACACAGACCCCATATACATGGGAAGAGGTGTCCCTGTTTATCTAATTGTCCCCGAAGAAGAATATATACAGGTTATTAAAGTTCTTGAGGAATCTGAAATGGAAACTTATTAG
- a CDS encoding glutamate-5-semialdehyde dehydrogenase, whose amino-acid sequence MENLIEKLHKAKEASKVLANLNTIEKNKALEKIIEYLDKNKELIIKENSKDLEKGKEKGLSKSLLDRILLNEKRINDIIKSIEDVIRLPDPVGEIVSMQKRPNGLLVGQMRVPIGVIALIYEARPNVTIDGAVLAIKSGNAIVLRGSSDALYSNIVLANIMRNALKETNLPVESIQIIESPEHSVVEELLQMRDYIDVVIPRGSASFIKYVMEKARVPVIETGAGNNHVYVDNEADLDMAEEIVFNAKVQRPSVCNAIEKLLIHKDVAEKFLPRIYNRLKSAGVEVRGCPETRKIIPEIKEAVEEDWYTEYLDLIIAIKIVDSIDSAIEHINKYNTKHSEAIVTNNYNKALKFLRNVDACAVYVNASTRFTDGGEFGLGAEIGISTQKLHARGPMGLKELTTTKYVIFGEGQIRT is encoded by the coding sequence ATGGAAAACCTAATTGAGAAATTACATAAGGCAAAAGAAGCAAGTAAAGTCTTAGCAAATTTAAATACAATAGAAAAAAACAAAGCTTTAGAAAAAATAATTGAGTATCTTGATAAAAATAAGGAGTTGATAATAAAGGAAAATTCAAAAGATTTAGAAAAAGGGAAAGAAAAGGGGCTTAGTAAGTCTCTCTTAGATAGGATCTTATTAAATGAAAAACGCATAAATGACATAATAAAAAGTATTGAGGATGTAATAAGGCTTCCTGACCCAGTTGGTGAAATTGTATCAATGCAAAAAAGACCTAATGGCTTATTAGTTGGTCAAATGAGAGTCCCTATTGGAGTAATTGCTTTAATTTATGAAGCAAGACCTAATGTAACAATTGATGGAGCGGTCTTAGCTATAAAATCAGGAAATGCAATTGTTTTAAGAGGTAGTAGTGATGCACTTTATTCAAATATTGTTTTAGCAAATATCATGAGAAATGCATTAAAAGAAACTAATTTACCTGTAGAGAGTATACAGATTATTGAATCACCAGAGCATAGTGTAGTAGAAGAGCTACTACAAATGAGGGATTATATAGACGTAGTTATTCCCAGAGGTAGTGCAAGCTTTATAAAGTATGTAATGGAAAAAGCAAGAGTCCCAGTAATAGAAACTGGAGCTGGAAACAATCATGTTTATGTTGACAATGAAGCAGATCTTGATATGGCGGAGGAAATAGTATTCAATGCAAAAGTACAAAGACCATCTGTTTGTAATGCTATAGAAAAGCTACTTATCCATAAAGATGTAGCAGAAAAGTTCTTACCAAGAATATACAATAGATTAAAGTCTGCAGGTGTTGAAGTAAGAGGATGTCCAGAAACAAGAAAAATTATTCCTGAAATTAAAGAGGCTGTAGAAGAGGATTGGTATACTGAGTATTTAGACTTGATTATTGCTATTAAAATTGTAGATTCTATTGATTCTGCCATTGAGCACATAAACAAATATAATACAAAACATTCGGAGGCAATTGTTACCAATAATTACAATAAAGCTCTTAAATTCTTAAGAAATGTAGATGCATGCGCTGTTTATGTAAATGCATCTACAAGATTCACTGATGGAGGAGAATTTGGTTTGGGGGCTGAGATCGGTATCTCAACACAAAAATTACATGCAAGGGGTCCTATGGGATTAAAGGAACTTACCACAACAAAATATGTTATTTTCGGGGAAGGACAAATCAGAACTTAA
- the proC gene encoding pyrroline-5-carboxylate reductase, whose protein sequence is MMIGIIGGGMMGEAIISGILEGNKFQEDQIYVSEIVDERREYLKEKYNIKVTKENKEVLEKCKIIILAVKPQNMQEVLEEIEPYVKEEHIFVSIAAGVPISFLEKYLNKAKSVFRIMPNLPLTVKKGTIVITGNKSKDENLILIKDIFSTLGEVWELPEKYFNIVTALTGSGPAFVALLLQSFTLAGVKKGLPYNVAKDLTLQLFLGVIELIKEKNYSFEDLIRMTSSPAGTTIMGLEKLYSYGIIGEIMESISKAEERAQEIEKIFKEV, encoded by the coding sequence ATGATGATAGGCATTATTGGTGGAGGTATGATGGGTGAGGCTATTATTTCCGGTATTCTTGAAGGAAATAAATTTCAAGAAGATCAAATATACGTTTCAGAAATTGTAGATGAGAGGCGAGAATATTTAAAAGAAAAATACAATATAAAGGTAACTAAAGAAAATAAAGAAGTATTAGAAAAATGTAAAATTATAATTTTGGCTGTTAAACCGCAAAATATGCAGGAAGTCTTAGAAGAGATAGAACCTTATGTAAAAGAGGAACACATTTTTGTTTCAATAGCTGCAGGAGTACCCATTAGTTTTCTTGAAAAGTATCTGAATAAAGCAAAAAGTGTCTTTAGAATTATGCCAAACCTACCATTAACGGTTAAAAAAGGAACAATAGTAATAACAGGTAATAAAAGTAAAGATGAAAATTTAATATTAATAAAAGATATTTTCTCAACTCTTGGAGAAGTATGGGAACTGCCAGAAAAATATTTTAATATAGTAACTGCATTAACAGGAAGCGGACCTGCTTTTGTAGCATTATTATTACAAAGTTTTACATTAGCAGGAGTTAAGAAGGGACTTCCGTATAATGTAGCAAAAGACCTAACACTACAGCTCTTTTTAGGAGTAATAGAGCTAATTAAAGAAAAAAACTACTCTTTTGAGGATTTAATCAGAATGACAAGTTCTCCAGCAGGGACCACAATAATGGGATTAGAAAAATTGTATAGCTATGGAATAATTGGAGAGATAATGGAGTCTATATCCAAAGCAGAGGAAAGAGCACAAGAGATAGAAAAAATATTTAAGGAGGTGTAG
- a CDS encoding serine protease, with the protein MKRERGVWQVFLAIFIIGALLGGLIGTVGGYYIIKNQNKSSASTTTTSVIPTQEVYVPKSLDAFEKDIVTIVNKVMPAVVNISTVTLVEDFFFGVTPVSGVGSGFIIDPKGYIITNYHVVEGAKKIDVTLGENKKYKGRLVGYDKRSDLAVIKIDGDNFPYLPLGNSDNLQPGQFAIAIGNPFGLNRTVTLGIVSALNRTIVEPNGVRLENLIQTDAAINPGNSGGPLLNIKGEVIGVNTAIQSNAQGIGFAIPINKAKEIAEKLIKEGKITYPWIGIKGYAIEPEFLNYIKFPVDKGVVIAEVIPGSPADKAGLRGGDRQIYIDDTAIIVGGDIITKIDGKAVESMEELRAEVQKRKVGDWVTITYIREGKEYTVRLQLSAMPENVQ; encoded by the coding sequence ATGAAAAGAGAAAGAGGAGTATGGCAAGTCTTTCTTGCAATCTTCATTATAGGTGCTCTTTTAGGAGGTTTAATCGGGACAGTTGGAGGTTACTATATTATTAAAAACCAAAATAAATCTTCTGCATCCACAACTACTACAAGTGTTATACCTACTCAAGAAGTCTATGTACCCAAATCCTTAGATGCTTTTGAGAAAGACATTGTTACTATTGTAAATAAAGTAATGCCTGCTGTCGTCAACATTAGTACAGTAACTTTAGTTGAAGACTTCTTCTTTGGAGTAACGCCTGTTTCTGGAGTTGGCTCAGGATTTATTATTGATCCTAAAGGATACATTATTACAAACTACCACGTTGTAGAGGGAGCAAAAAAAATTGATGTAACTTTAGGAGAAAATAAAAAATATAAAGGTAGATTAGTTGGATATGATAAAAGATCAGATCTTGCTGTAATAAAAATAGATGGCGATAATTTCCCTTATTTACCCCTTGGAAACTCTGATAACCTGCAGCCAGGGCAATTTGCTATAGCTATTGGAAATCCCTTTGGATTAAATAGAACTGTAACTCTTGGAATAGTTAGTGCTTTAAATAGGACAATTGTGGAGCCAAATGGAGTAAGGCTTGAAAACTTGATACAAACCGATGCAGCTATTAATCCTGGAAATAGTGGAGGTCCATTGTTAAATATAAAAGGAGAGGTTATTGGTGTAAATACTGCAATACAGAGTAATGCTCAGGGAATCGGCTTCGCTATTCCCATAAATAAAGCCAAAGAAATTGCAGAAAAATTAATTAAGGAAGGAAAAATAACATATCCATGGATTGGAATTAAAGGTTATGCAATAGAACCTGAATTTCTAAACTATATCAAGTTTCCAGTTGATAAAGGGGTTGTTATTGCGGAGGTGATTCCAGGAAGTCCTGCGGATAAAGCTGGACTTAGAGGAGGAGATAGACAAATTTATATAGATGATACCGCTATAATAGTGGGAGGGGATATTATTACAAAGATTGATGGAAAAGCGGTAGAAAGTATGGAGGAATTGAGAGCGGAAGTTCAAAAAAGAAAAGTTGGTGATTGGGTAACAATTACTTATATAAGGGAAGGTAAAGAATATACAGTAAGGCTACAACTTAGTGCTATGCCTGAGAATGTACAATAA
- a CDS encoding 23S rRNA (pseudouridine(1915)-N(3))-methyltransferase RlmH produces MIIRILVVGKIKNNFIIDGVNEYLKRISPYVEIEILNLQNFTNLPPPEALKREEEIIFKTLKDSYYIALDQMGKPISSEELADLLLDFSNRDKKLFLYFVIGGIFGLSENVKKKARLVISLSKLTFTHEFALLILLEQIYRAFKIINREPYHY; encoded by the coding sequence GTGATAATTAGAATTCTTGTTGTAGGAAAAATAAAAAATAATTTTATTATAGATGGTGTAAATGAATATTTAAAAAGGATTTCTCCTTATGTAGAGATAGAAATTTTAAACCTACAAAACTTCACAAACCTTCCTCCTCCCGAAGCATTAAAACGGGAGGAGGAAATAATTTTTAAAACCCTCAAAGATTCATATTATATTGCTCTTGATCAAATGGGAAAACCTATATCATCTGAGGAACTTGCTGATTTACTTTTGGACTTTTCCAATAGAGACAAAAAACTTTTTCTTTATTTTGTTATCGGAGGAATATTTGGTCTTTCAGAAAATGTCAAGAAAAAAGCAAGATTAGTTATATCTCTATCTAAATTAACCTTCACCCACGAATTTGCTCTTCTTATTCTATTGGAACAAATATATCGAGCTTTCAAAATAATAAATAGAGAACCCTATCACTATTAG